The genomic interval CTCTTGTTCTCACCGGATGGGTACTACATGGAAGGACCTTACTATATCCGATATGCGCTCATGCCCTTCTTCTACTTTGCGGAAGCGGTGGAGCGCATGCAACCCGAAGTGGGCATCTACGAATACCGTGATCAGATCCTCAAAAAAGCATACTATTCAGCGGTTCAGACGTCTTTCCCCGATGGGGTTTTCCCACCGATTAATGACGCTTCGTTAACCATGGATGTAGCAGCACCAGAGGTCATTCTGGCTAACTCTCTGGCCTATGACCGCTATGGAATGGATGAAGATCTTCTGGGAGTAGCCAAAGTTCAGGGACGGGTTTCCTTGAATGGGTCCGGATTAGCGCTTGCCCGCGATTTTGAATCCAGTGAATCGGATCCACTGATTGCCTGGCCTTCGGTCGAATTCAGCGATGGAAGTGATGGCCTCTCCGGTGGACTTGGAATTCTCCGAATGGGCCAGGATACAGATCAGTCTATGCTCCTCATGAAATACGGTGTGCATGGGGGAGGACATGGACACTTTGATAAATTGCACTTCATCTTTTTCGATCAGGATCGACAGGTTATTCGAGACTACGGCTTCGGAAGATGGATCAATGTAGAACCGAAGTTTGGCGGACGTTACCTGCCGGAAAACAACTCCTATGCCATGCAGACCGTTGCACACAATACGGTGGTCGTTGATGGCGTGTCGCAAAATATGGGTGATGAAGACGCTGCTGAATCAATGTCCGCCAAACGACATTTTTTTGAATCAGAGAATCCGCCCGCAATTGCGATGAGCGCACATGCTGACACCTACTACGACGGCGTAGACATGCAGCGCACCATGCTTCTTGTCAATGATGAAACACTTCCATATCCGGTTGTTGTAGACCTGTTTCGCTTGCGTAGTGATGTAGTGCACCAATACGATTACCCGCTGCATTATTCTGGCCAATACATCACCTCAAACCTGCAATTGGAAACCAATACGGATGCGTTGGAACCCCTGGGAGATGATCACGGATACCAGCATATCTGGCAAACCGCACATGCCCAACGAGATTCAACCATTCAGTATACCTGGCTCGACGGTAACCGGTACTACTCATTGATCTCTTCGGCATGGCCCGGAACCGAAGTTTATCTTGGACGCACGGGAGCAAACGATCCGAATTTTAATCTACAGTCGCATCCTCTTTTAATCCTGCGCCGACAGGCTGACACGCATTTGTTTGCCTCCGTCATTGAACCCCATGGCTACTTTAATGAAGCTCGAGAGCGCTCTGTACAAGCCAGGCCCCGGATCACGGGTGTGGAGGTGGTGGGCCATTCAGACGTAGCCAGTGTGATCCGTATCAATGGTCAGGACGGCCTGCATTGGCAAATAATCGTTTCAAACCTTTCCGAGGAAATCACCGAACAGCAGGAGGTTGTATTCGGTGATCAATCTTTCCAGTGGACCGGGAGATACCATGTCGACTTCCAGAACAACCAAGAAGCGAATTAACATGCAGCCACCCGTTTCTCAGAGCCACACCCCAATTACTCTCTAACCATTTTTCACTACAACGTACTATCATAAATCAAATACAGCATGACTCTTGATCTGAACAAAAAAGTAGCACTGGTCACCGGTGGCGGCAGAGACATCGGAAGATGGATCGTCTACAATTTGGCCAAAGCGGGTGCTTCTGTCATTGTTAATTATCACTCCAGTAAAGAAGCGGCGGAGGAAACGGTTGCAGAAGTGACCGGGTTCGGTGGCCAGGCCATTGCGATTCAAGCCGACATTACGCAAGGTGCGGAAGTGAACCGGCTGCTTGCTGAAGGCACTGAAGCTTTTGGTGGAACCCTGGACATCCTGGTCAACAATGCCGGAGGCCTCCTGGCTCGCAAGAAGCTTGACGAGATGGACGAATCCTTCTGGGATGCCGTTATGGCCGTAAATCTCAAATCTGTTTTTCTGGTTTCTCAGGCGGCATTGGCCTACATGAAGCCCGGAGGCACAATCATAAACCTGTCCTCCCTCGCGGCGCGTGATGGTGGCGGAGGTGGATCCATTGCCTATGCGACAGCAAAGGGAGGTGTTCTAACGATGACCCGCGGAATGGCGAAAGAATTGTCCGCGCGTAAAATCCGTGTAAACTGCGTCTCACCAGGCCTGATTAATACAACTTTTCACGACACCTTCACATCTGATGAGGTTCGGAAAATGGTTGCCGGCAAGACAGCGTCAGGTCGTGAGGGGGAGTCACAGGATGTAGCGAATGTGGTCACCTTTCTGGCATCGGACGCTTCGGAGTATGTGAATGGTGAATCCATCGAGATAAACGGCGGCCTGTACTTCATTTGAACCTTGACACGGAATCGATTGCTGTAATGAATGAACTTGTCCTGTTTGTCGTCTTGAGAACCAACCGGATTGACATGGACCGCTGGATTCAATAACTGCGGAATGAGACTGACTGGTAAGTACCTGCTGTTTTCCTTGCTACTTGTCCCACTACTTCTAAGTAGCGGGGGCTGTAACTCTTCTGAGGACAGCATTGAACTCCGGCTGGCCCATGTACTGGATTCCACGCACCCTGTACACCTTGGAATGGCGTTTATGGGAGATCGTCTGGAGGAACTCTCCGGCGGTACGATAAGCGTAAAGATCTATCCCAGTAGCCAGTTGGGGAATGAGCGAGAGTCCGTCGAACTCCTCCAACTCGGTACCCTGGATATGGCGAAGACCTCTTCCAGTGTGATTGAGAATTTTGTGCCTGCCATGGGAGTCTACAGTCTGCCCTATCTCTTTGAAGATCAGGACCACCTCTGGGAAACCCTCCTGGGGGATGTAGGACAGGACATCCTTCTGCAGGGTGAACCGTACCGAATCCGCGGGCTGTGCTATTACGACGCCGGATTCCGAAGCTTTTACATCCACGATAAAAGAGTGGAGACACCGGATGACCTTGAAGGATTGAAAATTCGTGTGATGCGAAGCAATCTTTCTATCCAAACGATCAACCTGCTCGGCGCAAACGCCACGCCAATGGCTTATGGAGAGCTCTACACTGCATTGCAACAGGGTGTCGTGGACGGTGCAGAAAACAATCCTCCAAATTTCTACGGCTCTAAACACTTTGAGCAGGCCCGTTATTACACTCTGGATGAACATTCGGCTCCTCCAGATGTCCTGCTGATTGGCACGCATACTTGGAATAAACTGTCTCCTTTGCAGAGGCAATGGTTAACACAAGCCGTGGAAGAATCCGTAACCTTCCAGCGTGATTTATGGGAAGAAGCCAGTCAGGAGGCTCTGCGGGCCGTAGCAGAAGACGGGGTTACGGTCATTCGGCCGGAAAAGCGTCCCTTCCAAGAGGCAGTATCACCGCTCTATGAATCTCTTGAGGGTACTGAGCTTGGGCTGTGGGCCAGTCGAATCCGGTCACCTAATCCCAACCTTCCGTGACCGTTGACGACGCGTATTCTGGACAAAGCTCTTGCAGGACTATTGGTCACCTTGATGTCGATTATGGTCGTCACCGTGTCCTGGCAGGTCATTACGCGTTTTTTGCTCAACAACCCCAGTTCCTATACAGAAGAACTCGCCACTTACCTGCTCATCTGGATTAGCTTGCTCGGTGCTGCGTATGCCCTGCGTGTGCGCGCACATTTGGGTATTGACGTGCTTGTACGAAGACTGAAAGCTTCCCGGCAACAATCGGTTCATGTCTTTGCCCACCTTGTCATTATCCTCTTTTCCATGGTCGCACTGGTTTTCGGGGGAAGCTGGCTCGTATATGTGACTTTGGACCTGAATCAGCTTTCTGCAGCCTTCCAAGTCCCGATTGGATACGTGTACCTGGTACTTCCGCTCAGTGGACTTTTGATGACCTACTACAGTGTCATTGCTCTTCGAGAAAATCCTGGTCAACAGGAGGACTCCACCCTCACGGCTGACCGCATTCCAAATACCTCCTGAACTGGATCTGATAGATGGGTGTTGCCGTATTTGTACTTGTCGTGAGCTTCTTGATTCTGCTGCTGCTGGATGTGCCAGTGGCTTATTGCCTTGGCATGGCGACCCTGCTGACCATGGTGGTAGCAGTGGATTTGGTGCCTGCGGTCAGCACAACAGCACAGCGCATTGCCACAGGCCTGGACAGTTTTACGCTACTGGCCATCCCCTTTTTCATTCTGGCAGGCAATCTGATGGGGCGGGGTGGAATTGCACGCCGTCTCATTGCACTTGCTCGTGCTTTGATCGGGGCTTTCCCCGGAGGCCTCGCACTTGTAAATATCATTGCGTGTATGCTGTTTGGTTCAATTTCAGGTTCCGGGATCGCCGCGGCAGCTGCAATTGGATCTGTCATGCATCCCAAGATGGTTGACGGCGGCTACGCACCTGGTTTCAGCACTGCTGTTAATGTGTCCTCTGCTACAACTGGATTGCTCATCCCTCCAAGCAATGTCCTGATCGTGTATTCGCTTGCCAGTGGCACCGTATCGGTCGCCGCACTCTTCATCGCTGGGTACCTGCCTGGAATTCTCATTGGCGGGTTCCTAATGGCCGTAACCGCGTTCGTCGCACACAAGAAAGGGTATGGCAGGGGCGAACGCGTGGCACTTCGGGAAGTGTTCATGCACTTCGTGCACGCCCTGCCCAGCCTCACCCTAGTCGTGGTCGTAATTGGGGGAATCATCGCAGGAATCTTTACCGCGACGGAAGCTGCTGCGATTGCCGTCCTCTATGCCCTTGCACTCGTACTGCTCTATCGTGAGGTGCAACTACGCGACCTCTATGATGTGTTGCTCAACAGTGTGACCACGACTGCCGTAGTGATGCTCCTTATTGGCACTTCTCTAGCACTCTCCTGGGTCCTTTCTTTTGAGGGGATTCCGCAGGGAATCGCCGAATCCCTTTTAGCAATTAGTGATAACAAGATTGTCGTGCTATTGCTCATCAATGTGTTGTTGTTGATGGTGGGTACCTTCATGGATATGACCCCGGCGATTCTGATCTTTACTCCCATTTTCCTGCCGGTGGTCGTAGGCTTCGGAATTGACCCACTCCACTTCGGGATCCTGATGGTGGCGAATCTTTGCATCGGCCTCTGCACTCCACCTGTGGGGACGGTTCTCTTTGCCGGTGCGGGTATTTCCAAGGTGAGTGTCCAGGCAATCATTCGGCCTCTCGCTCCACTGTATATTGCGATGCTGGTCGCGCTAATCCTGATCACCTTCGTTCCGCAGATAACGCTGCTTGTTCCCCGATTATTTGGCTTTTAATCTGAACTCGGTAATGAAACAGTTCTATCCTGTCCTTGCACCTTGTCACTTGACGACTCGTGATATCATTCCCTTTTCGCCAGAGAATGCACCCTCACAATTGCTTTGTCGTGCACTCTTTCTCCTCAAACAGCGTAGAATAGTGCTTTTTGACCCTGATTTGTTATGACCCAAAAATTCACACCCGTAGGGAAACCACAGTTACTCAGTCATTCGGTGGTTGAAGCCATCGAGAACTCCATCCGCAAAAACGATCTGCGGCCTGGAATGCGACTTGCATCCGAATTAGACCTGTGTTCTCAATTTGGAGTAAGCCGAACCGTGCTACGGGAGGCACTGCGCATGCTTTCTGGACGCGGCCTGATTCGTATCGAAAAAGGGCGCGGTATCTTCGTCTCCGAGCTCTCTGCTGAGACGGTGAGTACTCCACTGCAAATGTATCTCCAGCAGCACAGTGGAGACCTGAAGTATATTGATCTCATTAAGGCCCGGCAACTGATTGAACCGCCAATCGCTGCCGAAGCGGCACTTTATCATACCCCCGATGATGCGAGGCAACTCAAGGAGGACTTTGACGCAATGAGTTCATGGACCGGAGGAAATGAAGAACTCGCCAATTTGGATCTTGCATTCCACCAACATATCGCAATCGCATCCGGCAATAGTGTCGTACCACTTTTGATCGCACCCATCCACGCACTCATGCCACAAGTCAAATCATCGGTCCATAAAGCGGTGGAAGATGCAAAATACTCGGCTATTGAATGGCATCGGCGTATCTTAGATGCCATTCTGGAGCGAGACCCGGAAGCTGCACGTGTTAACATGGAATATCACCTAGTCGAATCAGGAAAACATATCTCCCGGATGTTAGCCGCCCAGACCTCATCCGAAATCCTGGAGAATGCTGCCTGATTCGGGCCTCGCTGCAAGCTGTTGTCCTAATTTCGTCAACCGCCCCCGCTGATTGTTCTCTTATGTCGAGCCCGTATCAGGGGGCCTTTTTCGAAAGCCGTCGTCTGAGTTGATGCAGATACAAGGAAGAGACCGATACCTCGCCCAACCAATTTATGCCTTCCTGATAGCCGCCTGCCCCAATCTGCATTCGCACTGGTACATTGCTTGACAGCCCTACGATCACTCCACCCTCCAGCTCCCCCAGATAAACAGGTAGGCGTATTGCCTCTGCTTGCGGATAGACTACTTTGGTGTTCCACAGTATTGGTGATGACCGTACATCCAGATCCAA from Rhodothermaceae bacterium carries:
- a CDS encoding alginate lyase family protein, which encodes MQRFLLFVFLVCTAPVTAWGQHAGIFISQEEALAIREAQGHYPLLDEAITLAKETMETAFAIPMEVPNPGEAGGYEHERHKQNYREMRYAGLLYSITGEDKYAAFVRDMLEMYAILYPTLGPHPLAHHQKPGKLFHQTLNEEVWLVHTSIAYDCVYDWLSEEERTRFESNIFRPMADWFLVRNKAEFDRIHNHGTWAVAAVGMIAYVLGDLSLVEKSLHGSDLDGKGGFLAQLDLLFSPDGYYMEGPYYIRYALMPFFYFAEAVERMQPEVGIYEYRDQILKKAYYSAVQTSFPDGVFPPINDASLTMDVAAPEVILANSLAYDRYGMDEDLLGVAKVQGRVSLNGSGLALARDFESSESDPLIAWPSVEFSDGSDGLSGGLGILRMGQDTDQSMLLMKYGVHGGGHGHFDKLHFIFFDQDRQVIRDYGFGRWINVEPKFGGRYLPENNSYAMQTVAHNTVVVDGVSQNMGDEDAAESMSAKRHFFESENPPAIAMSAHADTYYDGVDMQRTMLLVNDETLPYPVVVDLFRLRSDVVHQYDYPLHYSGQYITSNLQLETNTDALEPLGDDHGYQHIWQTAHAQRDSTIQYTWLDGNRYYSLISSAWPGTEVYLGRTGANDPNFNLQSHPLLILRRQADTHLFASVIEPHGYFNEARERSVQARPRITGVEVVGHSDVASVIRINGQDGLHWQIIVSNLSEEITEQQEVVFGDQSFQWTGRYHVDFQNNQEAN
- a CDS encoding glucose 1-dehydrogenase — translated: MTLDLNKKVALVTGGGRDIGRWIVYNLAKAGASVIVNYHSSKEAAEETVAEVTGFGGQAIAIQADITQGAEVNRLLAEGTEAFGGTLDILVNNAGGLLARKKLDEMDESFWDAVMAVNLKSVFLVSQAALAYMKPGGTIINLSSLAARDGGGGGSIAYATAKGGVLTMTRGMAKELSARKIRVNCVSPGLINTTFHDTFTSDEVRKMVAGKTASGREGESQDVANVVTFLASDASEYVNGESIEINGGLYFI
- a CDS encoding TRAP transporter substrate-binding protein; this encodes MRLTGKYLLFSLLLVPLLLSSGGCNSSEDSIELRLAHVLDSTHPVHLGMAFMGDRLEELSGGTISVKIYPSSQLGNERESVELLQLGTLDMAKTSSSVIENFVPAMGVYSLPYLFEDQDHLWETLLGDVGQDILLQGEPYRIRGLCYYDAGFRSFYIHDKRVETPDDLEGLKIRVMRSNLSIQTINLLGANATPMAYGELYTALQQGVVDGAENNPPNFYGSKHFEQARYYTLDEHSAPPDVLLIGTHTWNKLSPLQRQWLTQAVEESVTFQRDLWEEASQEALRAVAEDGVTVIRPEKRPFQEAVSPLYESLEGTELGLWASRIRSPNPNLP
- a CDS encoding TRAP transporter small permease, whose protein sequence is MSIMVVTVSWQVITRFLLNNPSSYTEELATYLLIWISLLGAAYALRVRAHLGIDVLVRRLKASRQQSVHVFAHLVIILFSMVALVFGGSWLVYVTLDLNQLSAAFQVPIGYVYLVLPLSGLLMTYYSVIALRENPGQQEDSTLTADRIPNTS
- a CDS encoding TRAP transporter large permease subunit, with the translated sequence MGVAVFVLVVSFLILLLLDVPVAYCLGMATLLTMVVAVDLVPAVSTTAQRIATGLDSFTLLAIPFFILAGNLMGRGGIARRLIALARALIGAFPGGLALVNIIACMLFGSISGSGIAAAAAIGSVMHPKMVDGGYAPGFSTAVNVSSATTGLLIPPSNVLIVYSLASGTVSVAALFIAGYLPGILIGGFLMAVTAFVAHKKGYGRGERVALREVFMHFVHALPSLTLVVVVIGGIIAGIFTATEAAAIAVLYALALVLLYREVQLRDLYDVLLNSVTTTAVVMLLIGTSLALSWVLSFEGIPQGIAESLLAISDNKIVVLLLINVLLLMVGTFMDMTPAILIFTPIFLPVVVGFGIDPLHFGILMVANLCIGLCTPPVGTVLFAGAGISKVSVQAIIRPLAPLYIAMLVALILITFVPQITLLVPRLFGF
- a CDS encoding FadR family transcriptional regulator, translated to MTQKFTPVGKPQLLSHSVVEAIENSIRKNDLRPGMRLASELDLCSQFGVSRTVLREALRMLSGRGLIRIEKGRGIFVSELSAETVSTPLQMYLQQHSGDLKYIDLIKARQLIEPPIAAEAALYHTPDDARQLKEDFDAMSSWTGGNEELANLDLAFHQHIAIASGNSVVPLLIAPIHALMPQVKSSVHKAVEDAKYSAIEWHRRILDAILERDPEAARVNMEYHLVESGKHISRMLAAQTSSEILENAA